Genomic DNA from Streptomyces sp. AM 2-1-1:
GCGGTCTCCACGGCGGGCGGCTGCGAGCTTCCCCGCAACCGCGCCATCACCCGGGCAGTCGTCCGGGGGTCGAGCATGGAGGTGCCGGACGCGACGGTGTGGACCGCCGAGACCAGACCGGCCCCGTTGATCTGCTTCAGTACGTAGCCGGCCGCGCCCGCCATGATGGCGTCGAACAGCGCCTCGTCGTCGTCGAACGAGGTGAGCATCAGACAGGCGAGCTCCGGCATCCGGGCCCGCAGTTCGCGGCAGACCTCGATGCCTGCGTGGTCCCCGCCGCGGTCGTCGCCGAGGCGTACGTCCAACACCGCGACCTGCGGCCTGGTGGCGGGCACCCGGGCCAGCGCCTCCCTGGCGTCACTGGCCTCGCCGACGACCTCGATCCCGCCGTCGGCCTCCAGCAGGTCCCGTACGCCGCGCCGCACCACCT
This window encodes:
- a CDS encoding response regulator transcription factor, whose protein sequence is MNDDPEQSRPSGSVPEPTRPVRVFILDDHEVVRRGVRDLLEADGGIEVVGEASDAREALARVPATRPQVAVLDVRLGDDRGGDHAGIEVCRELRARMPELACLMLTSFDDDEALFDAIMAGAAGYVLKQINGAGLVSAVHTVASGTSMLDPRTTARVMARLRGSSQPPAVETAPSELDRLTPRERQILDLIGEGLTNREIAEELFLAEKTVKNRISAILAKLGVGRRIQAAMLAGRIRERGGR